A stretch of the Synergistota bacterium genome encodes the following:
- a CDS encoding S-adenosylmethionine decarboxylase proenzyme yields the protein MKVTGKGLGRHVLVEAYECNPEVLDNLQFLQEAMVEAATRTGAEVVDVVFRKFQPYGVSGVVVISESHLAIHTWPEYGYAAIDLFTCGDTADPWKAFDYLTEVLESKKVTTLEVQRGQLRDLTPTRFLNEVTS from the coding sequence TTGAAAGTAACCGGCAAGGGCTTGGGCAGGCATGTCCTGGTGGAGGCTTACGAGTGCAATCCTGAGGTACTCGATAACCTCCAATTCTTACAGGAGGCCATGGTTGAGGCCGCTACCAGAACCGGCGCTGAGGTAGTCGACGTCGTATTCAGAAAGTTCCAACCGTACGGGGTGAGCGGTGTGGTAGTGATCTCGGAGTCCCACCTGGCCATCCATACCTGGCCTGAGTACGGTTACGCGGCCATCGATTTGTTTACCTGCGGTGATACCGCAGACCCCTGGAAGGCATTTGATTATCTTACAGAGGTTTTGGAGAGCAAGAAGGTAACTACTTTGGAGGTTCAAAGAGGTCAGTTAAGAGATCTAACTCCTACAAGATTTTTGAACGAGGTGACGTCTTAA
- a CDS encoding fumarylacetoacetate hydrolase family protein — MLDGRERWGLVEGERIKLLRGSSLSDIVENVEAEDEVSFSDVRMLSPISPTKIVALGLNYKDHAEETGLPVPDEPLIFLKPPSAVIGSGETILIPKGVGRVDYEAELAVVIGRKCKNVSEEKASEYILGYTCFNDVTARHLQKKDGQWTRSKSFDTFAPVGPWISMELDPSDLAIKLYLNGEIRQSSRTSRMIFNVYQVVSFVSRVMTLEPGDVIATGTPSGIGPIKDGDEVVVEIEGIGKLINYVKEEMV, encoded by the coding sequence ATGCTCGATGGGAGAGAAAGATGGGGTTTGGTCGAAGGGGAAAGAATAAAACTTTTAAGGGGAAGCTCTTTAAGCGATATCGTGGAAAACGTGGAGGCGGAAGACGAAGTTTCCTTCTCAGATGTGAGGATGCTGTCGCCGATTTCTCCCACTAAGATAGTGGCTCTTGGCTTGAATTACAAGGATCACGCTGAGGAGACCGGTTTACCTGTACCTGATGAACCGCTTATATTCCTTAAGCCCCCTTCCGCGGTTATAGGAAGCGGTGAAACCATTTTGATTCCCAAAGGAGTAGGAAGAGTTGACTATGAGGCTGAGCTCGCTGTAGTCATAGGAAGAAAGTGTAAGAACGTTAGTGAGGAAAAGGCTTCCGAATATATTTTGGGCTATACATGCTTTAATGATGTTACTGCGAGACACTTGCAGAAGAAAGATGGTCAGTGGACACGCTCGAAGTCCTTTGATACCTTTGCACCGGTGGGACCTTGGATATCCATGGAGCTGGATCCATCCGATCTCGCTATAAAGCTCTACCTGAATGGGGAGATTCGGCAAAGTAGCAGGACCTCAAGGATGATTTTTAACGTTTATCAGGTGGTTTCCTTTGTTTCAAGGGTAATGACTCTGGAACCAGGTGATGTGATAGCAACTGGAACACCTTCTGGAATAGGCCCGATAAAGGATGGAGATGAAGTTGTGGTTGAGATAGAAGGTATAGGGAAACTCATTAACTATGTCAAGGAAGAGATGGTATGA
- a CDS encoding YkgJ family cysteine cluster protein — protein MSRKRWYESGLRFECIGCGRCCRGAPGYVWCSLREAERIAAYLGLPLLDFIKKYMRSVDGDWSLKERYNGSCIFYDEDSARCTIYEVRPAQCRSYPFWPSIIISRKRWESFARECPGMNRGRLYSADEIEKIAFGQPMAYRL, from the coding sequence ATGTCAAGGAAGAGATGGTATGAATCCGGCTTAAGATTTGAGTGCATAGGTTGTGGAAGGTGCTGTAGGGGAGCGCCGGGGTATGTATGGTGTAGCCTCAGGGAGGCCGAGAGGATAGCGGCTTACCTGGGGCTACCTCTTTTAGATTTCATAAAAAAGTATATGAGATCGGTTGATGGAGATTGGTCTCTAAAGGAAAGGTATAACGGAAGCTGTATTTTCTATGATGAAGATAGCGCAAGATGCACGATATATGAGGTTCGACCTGCGCAGTGTAGGAGCTATCCTTTCTGGCCTTCTATAATTATCTCGAGAAAAAGGTGGGAGAGTTTTGCTCGGGAGTGTCCCGGTATGAATAGGGGAAGACTATACAGCGCAGATGAGATAGAGAAAATAGCATTTGGTCAACCGATGGCATATAGGCTTTGA
- a CDS encoding excinuclease ABC subunit UvrC, which yields MLNRKGEVIYVGKSRSLKKRVSSYFTRSFDFSPKIRKLVDEIASFTYITTETEAEALILEADLIRKHKPKYNTMLKYGIRYPYVCLTMSEEFPRILITRVLREDDGNLYFGPYTKVRKMRELLRFIERFYPLRSCSRLVKRDRPCINYYMGKCKGPCVGGIKEQEYRKMVEDLALFLGGRRGELIAKLTEKMERLAKELRFEEAARIRDQIRALEKVFKQPRIPLEAPVDYLETALLKLRDYLGLKRLPYVIEGIDISNLYGREAVGVVVCFHGGVPFKRKYRRYKIKDVEGIDDPAMIAEVIRRRYGKHRDEGIPDLILIDGGVTQVNSAKRALEEVGIDIPLVGLAKREELVFFPENSTPLRIPEDSPALRVLQRVRNEAHRFAISYHRKLREKSLLKTALEDIPGVGKERVKNLLRTFKSVEGIRKASVDEIAKVDGIGKKLALTIKGFLSNPSFKVKSYSDRNQADELGNSDMSEV from the coding sequence ATGCTGAACAGAAAAGGAGAAGTTATCTATGTTGGAAAATCCCGCTCATTGAAGAAGCGGGTAAGCTCATATTTTACGCGCTCGTTTGATTTCTCCCCTAAGATAAGGAAACTTGTGGATGAAATAGCTTCTTTTACTTATATAACTACTGAAACGGAAGCTGAGGCTCTTATCCTGGAGGCGGACCTTATACGAAAGCACAAGCCCAAGTATAACACCATGCTTAAGTATGGCATAAGATATCCATATGTATGCTTGACGATGAGCGAGGAATTTCCTCGTATCCTGATAACCAGGGTTTTGAGGGAAGATGATGGCAATCTCTATTTTGGTCCCTATACCAAGGTCAGGAAGATGAGGGAACTTCTTAGATTTATTGAGAGGTTCTATCCCTTAAGGAGCTGTTCCCGCCTCGTTAAGAGAGATAGACCTTGCATAAATTACTATATGGGCAAGTGTAAAGGACCGTGCGTGGGTGGTATAAAGGAGCAGGAATATAGAAAAATGGTTGAGGATCTCGCTCTATTTCTTGGAGGTAGAAGAGGAGAGCTTATTGCCAAGCTTACCGAGAAGATGGAAAGGCTTGCTAAGGAGCTCAGATTTGAAGAGGCGGCGAGAATAAGGGACCAGATAAGAGCTTTGGAGAAAGTTTTTAAGCAACCGAGAATACCTCTTGAAGCTCCCGTGGATTATCTGGAAACCGCCCTTTTAAAGCTTAGGGATTATCTTGGGCTAAAAAGGCTTCCCTATGTTATCGAGGGGATAGATATCTCTAATCTTTACGGAAGAGAGGCGGTGGGCGTTGTCGTCTGCTTTCATGGGGGTGTTCCCTTTAAAAGGAAGTATAGGAGATATAAGATAAAGGATGTAGAAGGTATAGATGACCCTGCTATGATTGCGGAAGTAATCAGGAGAAGATATGGAAAACATCGTGATGAGGGAATTCCGGATCTGATTTTAATTGATGGAGGCGTAACACAGGTGAACTCGGCTAAGAGGGCTTTAGAGGAGGTTGGGATTGATATCCCGCTTGTGGGGCTTGCCAAGAGAGAGGAGCTCGTTTTCTTCCCCGAGAATTCTACTCCCTTAAGGATCCCTGAGGACTCTCCTGCGCTTCGTGTGTTGCAAAGAGTCAGAAATGAGGCACACAGATTCGCTATAAGCTATCATCGCAAGCTCAGGGAGAAATCCCTGCTTAAGACGGCTCTTGAGGATATCCCTGGTGTTGGCAAGGAAAGAGTTAAAAACCTTCTTCGAACCTTTAAGTCGGTAGAAGGTATAAGGAAAGCCTCGGTTGATGAGATAGCTAAGGTTGATGGCATCGGTAAAAAGTTAGCTCTCACTATAAAGGGTTTTCTTTCGAATCCTTCTTTCAAAGTAAAGAGCTATAGCGATAGAAACCAAGCTGACGAGCTGGGCAACTCTGATATGTCCGAGGTATAA
- a CDS encoding prolipoprotein diacylglyceryl transferase — MRYYLAPIVLFLSTPVVLHKVFAGEIIVKPYLFKIGNFELRWYALLIITGFLLGARLVYKRAPKYGLKARDIDQLLIFGYIAGLVGARAYYVIFRWDYYSKRLWEIPAFWHGGLAIHGAWIGALITAIIFVRVKRIPFLRLADLCVLGFPLAQSIGRWGNFFNYEAFGTPTDLPWKLFIPYGARPLAYKSFSYFHPTFLYESAWDLFVFIHLLQLEKKNPPTGALFFRYLLLYSIGRFFIESLRTDSLYLGHIRVAQLVSLVSIAIALYFERRIRKKTLYSES; from the coding sequence ATGAGATACTATTTAGCACCAATAGTGCTTTTTCTCTCAACGCCGGTAGTACTTCACAAGGTTTTCGCAGGAGAGATAATAGTTAAGCCCTATCTGTTCAAAATAGGGAATTTTGAGCTTAGATGGTATGCGCTCTTGATAATAACCGGCTTTCTTTTAGGGGCTCGCTTGGTATACAAGCGAGCCCCTAAGTATGGCCTTAAGGCAAGAGATATAGACCAGCTTTTAATATTTGGATACATCGCAGGCTTAGTCGGAGCGAGGGCATACTATGTTATATTTCGCTGGGATTATTACTCAAAGAGACTCTGGGAAATCCCGGCTTTCTGGCACGGTGGATTAGCCATACACGGGGCTTGGATAGGAGCCCTCATAACCGCGATAATATTCGTAAGAGTAAAAAGAATTCCTTTCCTTCGCCTCGCGGATCTTTGCGTATTAGGCTTTCCACTGGCACAGAGTATAGGGCGATGGGGAAATTTCTTCAACTATGAAGCTTTTGGAACGCCAACGGATCTACCGTGGAAGCTTTTTATTCCTTACGGCGCGCGCCCACTTGCCTACAAATCTTTCTCGTATTTCCACCCAACATTCCTTTACGAATCGGCATGGGATCTCTTCGTTTTTATACATCTCCTACAGCTCGAGAAGAAAAATCCACCAACGGGAGCGCTCTTTTTTAGATACCTGCTTCTCTACTCAATTGGAAGGTTCTTCATAGAGTCTTTAAGAACAGACAGTTTATACCTCGGACATATCAGAGTTGCCCAGCTCGTCAGCTTGGTTTCTATCGCTATAGCTCTTTACTTTGAAAGAAGGATTCGAAAGAAAACCCTTTATAGTGAGAGCTAA
- the dnaX gene encoding DNA polymerase III subunit gamma/tau: MSYVALYRKWRPQRFSEVVGQKVVVSIIQNAIKNGRVSHAYLFAGPRGVGKTSVARILAKALNCEKGPSVEPCNECSICKKITEGSSFDVLEIDGASNRGVDEVRALKERVNLAPVEGRYKVYIIDEVHMLTVEAFNALLKTLEEPPSHVIFILATTEPHKLPLTIRSRCQFLAFKPLEPSDMVSKLREVAESENVYVEEDVLLEIARRADGSMRDALSLLEQLLTLGENITLESLERSFGIVSNTEIRERVSLIREGNWDGLFSWLKSLKERGVMVPYLFEDFADIFRKIWLFRLSSRASEILNLSSEEVKFYASESGFWNEDLLWFALNSLERRGDRVKQGASPFKMLEMFLLDLRKKLREERGTALAEQVREKEKVEEFKKVEEKSPEAEEVAQVEKASSQKDDKWSEFLSRLKGRKISLYAFLMDADRRLQDGKLYIEFSPELKFHYEQIRKPENISILKEVAKEVFGDDVELAISMTAIEQKAGEEILASSSQEKKEKPSDIMEHPTLQTILRLFGGEVVEIDRESGEEG; the protein is encoded by the coding sequence ATGTCTTACGTTGCCCTTTACAGGAAGTGGAGGCCTCAGCGGTTTTCCGAAGTAGTTGGGCAGAAAGTAGTAGTAAGCATAATTCAGAACGCTATTAAGAATGGGAGGGTGTCTCATGCATACCTTTTTGCGGGACCTCGTGGGGTTGGAAAAACCTCGGTTGCGAGAATCCTTGCAAAGGCGTTGAATTGTGAGAAGGGGCCAAGTGTTGAACCCTGTAATGAGTGTTCCATCTGTAAAAAAATTACCGAGGGGAGCTCTTTTGATGTCCTTGAAATAGATGGGGCATCCAATAGGGGAGTTGACGAGGTCAGAGCTTTAAAGGAGAGGGTGAACCTGGCTCCCGTTGAGGGTAGGTATAAAGTTTACATAATTGACGAAGTTCACATGCTTACTGTCGAGGCGTTTAACGCTCTGCTGAAAACGCTTGAGGAACCGCCATCTCATGTGATATTTATTCTTGCCACGACCGAGCCACATAAGCTTCCTTTGACGATAAGATCTCGATGTCAGTTCCTTGCTTTTAAACCACTTGAGCCGTCCGATATGGTTTCTAAGCTACGCGAAGTTGCGGAGAGTGAGAATGTTTATGTTGAAGAAGATGTTCTTCTTGAGATAGCAAGGCGAGCTGATGGCTCTATGAGAGATGCACTTTCTCTACTGGAACAGCTTTTAACGCTTGGTGAAAATATTACGTTGGAATCTCTCGAAAGGAGCTTTGGAATAGTTTCGAATACGGAGATTAGAGAGAGGGTCTCTCTAATAAGGGAAGGAAACTGGGATGGGTTATTTAGCTGGCTGAAATCTCTTAAGGAAAGGGGAGTTATGGTTCCTTATCTCTTTGAGGACTTCGCTGATATTTTCAGAAAGATATGGCTTTTTCGCTTGTCCTCAAGGGCTTCAGAGATTTTAAATCTCTCATCAGAAGAGGTAAAGTTCTACGCTTCAGAAAGCGGTTTTTGGAATGAGGATTTATTATGGTTTGCTTTAAATAGCCTGGAGAGAAGAGGAGACAGAGTTAAACAGGGAGCTTCTCCATTTAAGATGCTCGAGATGTTTCTTCTCGACCTAAGGAAGAAGCTTAGAGAGGAGCGAGGTACTGCTTTAGCTGAACAGGTTAGGGAGAAAGAAAAAGTCGAAGAATTCAAGAAGGTGGAGGAGAAATCTCCGGAAGCTGAAGAAGTAGCTCAGGTAGAGAAAGCTTCTTCTCAGAAGGATGATAAATGGAGTGAGTTTTTAAGCAGACTTAAGGGGCGGAAAATTTCTCTCTATGCTTTTTTGATGGATGCCGATAGAAGGCTTCAGGATGGCAAGCTGTATATAGAGTTCTCTCCGGAACTGAAATTCCACTATGAGCAGATAAGAAAACCGGAGAATATTTCTATTTTGAAAGAAGTGGCTAAGGAGGTCTTTGGTGACGATGTTGAACTTGCGATCTCGATGACTGCGATTGAGCAGAAGGCTGGGGAGGAGATACTTGCAAGCTCTTCTCAAGAGAAGAAAGAAAAGCCTTCTGATATAATGGAACATCCAACACTTCAGACGATACTTCGCCTCTTTGGAGGGGAGGTAGTTGAGATCGATAGGGAGTCTGGTGAGGAAGGGTGA
- the cysS gene encoding cysteine--tRNA ligase gives MGIVVQNTLTKRKEPFKTIESGKVRMYVCGPTVYNYFHIGNARPFCIFDVIRRYLEYRGYNVIYVQNFTDIDDKIIKRAKEEGKSWKEIAEIYIEAYFEDADALKIKRATHYPKATEHIKEMIELIQKLIDRGHAYVVEGDVYYDVLSFPEYGKLSGKAIDELEAGARIEPDPRKKNPLDFALWKRAKEGEPYWESPWGKGRPGWHIECSAMSMKYLGETLDIHAGGEDLIFPHHENEIAQSEGATGKTFCNYWLHNGYLLINEEKMSKSLGNILTARELRQRYPAEVLRTFMLSAHYRHPINFSDESIRQAEGGQRRIQNAFLTLKEALSSSELSSPSSGEDYEFEEEVERARAKFEESMDDDFNTPEALGSIFELVKNTNSYLRETLNPKKKPLEKAIRFLEAVNDVFGIIRTEEKLPMDLSEIERLIKEREQARKEKNWEKADSIRDFLLSKGIILEDTPGGTRWRVK, from the coding sequence ATGGGAATAGTCGTTCAAAACACCTTAACAAAAAGGAAGGAACCTTTTAAAACAATAGAGTCAGGAAAGGTAAGAATGTACGTATGTGGTCCAACGGTTTACAACTACTTTCACATAGGAAACGCACGGCCTTTTTGCATATTCGATGTAATAAGAAGATATTTGGAGTACAGAGGATACAACGTTATATACGTCCAGAATTTTACTGATATAGACGACAAGATAATAAAAAGAGCGAAAGAAGAAGGCAAAAGTTGGAAAGAGATAGCTGAAATCTATATCGAAGCGTATTTCGAGGATGCGGATGCGCTTAAGATAAAGAGAGCAACGCACTATCCCAAAGCCACAGAGCATATAAAGGAGATGATAGAACTGATTCAGAAGCTCATAGATAGGGGACACGCATATGTGGTAGAGGGCGATGTATATTACGATGTGTTAAGTTTTCCCGAATATGGAAAGCTTTCAGGAAAAGCGATAGATGAGCTTGAAGCCGGAGCGAGGATTGAGCCGGACCCCCGAAAGAAAAATCCTTTGGACTTTGCCCTCTGGAAAAGAGCAAAAGAGGGAGAACCTTACTGGGAAAGCCCCTGGGGAAAAGGAAGGCCTGGCTGGCACATAGAATGCTCCGCGATGTCGATGAAATACCTCGGTGAGACGCTCGACATTCACGCTGGAGGGGAGGACCTCATATTCCCCCATCACGAGAACGAGATAGCCCAAAGCGAGGGAGCCACCGGAAAGACATTCTGCAATTACTGGCTTCACAATGGATATCTCCTGATAAATGAGGAGAAGATGTCCAAATCGCTCGGGAATATATTAACCGCAAGAGAATTAAGGCAGAGATATCCCGCAGAGGTCTTAAGAACCTTTATGCTATCCGCCCACTATAGGCATCCTATAAACTTCAGCGATGAAAGCATAAGGCAGGCAGAAGGCGGGCAAAGAAGGATTCAAAACGCTTTTTTAACTCTTAAGGAAGCGCTATCCTCAAGCGAGCTATCCTCACCTTCATCGGGCGAGGATTACGAGTTTGAAGAAGAGGTAGAGCGAGCCAGAGCAAAGTTTGAGGAAAGTATGGATGATGACTTTAACACCCCGGAAGCCTTAGGAAGCATATTCGAGCTCGTGAAAAACACAAATTCGTATCTCAGAGAAACCCTAAATCCCAAGAAGAAACCGCTTGAGAAAGCGATAAGATTCTTAGAAGCGGTAAACGACGTTTTCGGAATAATAAGAACCGAGGAAAAGCTTCCCATGGATTTAAGCGAAATAGAGCGACTGATCAAAGAAAGAGAACAGGCACGTAAGGAGAAAAACTGGGAAAAGGCAGATTCGATAAGGGACTTCCTCCTTTCAAAGGGAATCATACTTGAGGACACACCAGGAGGAACGAGATGGAGAGTGAAATAG